A genomic window from Thunnus thynnus chromosome 12, fThuThy2.1, whole genome shotgun sequence includes:
- the serbp1b gene encoding SERPINE1 mRNA-binding protein 1 isoform X1 — protein MPGHLQEGFGCVVTNRFDQLLDDESDPFEILKAAENKKKEGAAAGATKTAAQAAKQPKKESQKDRKNPLLDKKEESQAPVPLKKEGIRRVGRRPDQQGQPGSQHQGGQGEGRPGDKRPDRRPPRERRFEKPTEDKPEGGGEFSADKPSGDRPPRGRGGGRGVRGGRGRGMGRGDGFDSRGKRDFDRHSGNDKSNQKSEEKRSGSGSHNWGNVKDEVSEAEQAPAPETTTEGEEHAPAGSENKENEVEEVKNEGPKEMTLDEWKAMQDKERTKVEFNIRKPNEGADSQWKKGYVLHKSKSEDRPVGALIDASETEAEPPTLYKVPAVPALQATADESSDHHFRKPANDITSQLEINFGDLGRPGRGRGGARGGRGGRGGGGSRTARGGGRSEKASGVSVPNVDDPEAFPALA, from the exons ATGCCCGGACACCTGCAAGAAGGCTTCGGCTGCGTCGTGACCAACCGGTTCGACCAGTTATTGGACGATGAGTCCGACCCGTTTGAGATCCTGAAAGCTgcagaaaacaagaagaaggaGGGGGCCGCCGCTGGGGCCACCAAGACCGCGGCTCAAGCTGCCAAGCAGCCGAAGAAGGAGTCACAGAAGGACAGGAAGAACCCGCTGCTCGACAAGAAGGAGGAGAGCCAGGCTCCAGTCCCCCTGAAGAAAGAAG GCATCAGGCGGGTGGGTCGGCGGCCAGACCAGCAGGGTCAGCCTGGTTCCCAGCATCAGGGTGGGCAGGGTGAGGGGCGACCCGGAGACAAGAGGCCGGACCGGAGACCTCCTCGTGAGCGCCGCTTTGAGAAGCCCACTGAGGACAAGCCTGAAGGAGGTGGAGAGTTCTCTGCAGACAA GCCTTCTGGAGACAGGCCCCCAAGAGGGCGTGGTGGCGGCCGGGGTGTGCGTGGTGGAAGAGGTCGGGGTATGGGCCGAGGAGACGGCTTTGACTCCCGTGGGAAACGCGACTTCGACAGACACAGCGGCAATGACAAATC CAATCAGAAAAGTGAGGAGAAGCGCAGCGGCAGCGGCTCACACAACTGGGGCAATGTGAAGGATGAAGTGAG TGAGGCTGAACAGGCTCCAGCTCCTGAGACGACCACAGAGGGAGAGGAACATGCACCTGCCGGTTCTGAGAACAA GGAGAATGAGGTGGAAGAAGTTAAAAACGAAGGCCCCAAAGAGATGACCCTGGACGAGTGGAAGGCCATGCAGGACAAGGAACGCACCAAGGTGGAGTTTAACATCCGTAAGCCCAACGAAGGAGCCGACAGCCAGTGGAAGAAAGGATACGTTCTGCACAAGTCCAAGAGTGAAGAT aggcCTGTCGGTGCTTTGATTGATGCCTCAGAGACGGAAGCAGAACCACCAACTCTGTACAAGGTGCCTGCAGTTCCCGCTTTG CAGGCCACCGCTGACGAGTCCAGTGACCACCACTTCCGCAAACCAGCCAACGACATCACATCTCAGCTGGAGATCAACTTTGGAGACCTTGGCCGCCCTGGCCGCGGGCGTGGGGGCGCTCGCGGAGGCAGGGGAGGCCGTGGCGGGGGAGGCAGCAGGACAGCACGCGGGGGAGGACGTTCCGAAAAG gCTAGTGGAGTGTCAGTCCCCAATGTGGATGATCCTGAGGCCTTCCCAGCTCTGGCCTAA
- the serbp1b gene encoding SERPINE1 mRNA-binding protein 1 isoform X4 encodes MPGHLQEGFGCVVTNRFDQLLDDESDPFEILKAAENKKKEGAAAGATKTAAQAAKQPKKESQKDRKNPLLDKKEESQAPVPLKKEGIRRVGRRPDQQGQPGSQHQGGQGEGRPGDKRPDRRPPRERRFEKPTEDKPEGGGEFSADKPSGDRPPRGRGGGRGVRGGRGRGMGRGDGFDSRGKRDFDRHSGNDKSNQKSEEKRSGSGSHNWGNVKDEVSEAEQAPAPETTTEGEEHAPAGSENKENEVEEVKNEGPKEMTLDEWKAMQDKERTKVEFNIRKPNEGADSQWKKGYVLHKSKSEDRPVGALIDASETEAEPPTLYKATADESSDHHFRKPANDITSQLEINFGDLGRPGRGRGGARGGRGGRGGGGSRTARGGGRSEKASGVSVPNVDDPEAFPALA; translated from the exons ATGCCCGGACACCTGCAAGAAGGCTTCGGCTGCGTCGTGACCAACCGGTTCGACCAGTTATTGGACGATGAGTCCGACCCGTTTGAGATCCTGAAAGCTgcagaaaacaagaagaaggaGGGGGCCGCCGCTGGGGCCACCAAGACCGCGGCTCAAGCTGCCAAGCAGCCGAAGAAGGAGTCACAGAAGGACAGGAAGAACCCGCTGCTCGACAAGAAGGAGGAGAGCCAGGCTCCAGTCCCCCTGAAGAAAGAAG GCATCAGGCGGGTGGGTCGGCGGCCAGACCAGCAGGGTCAGCCTGGTTCCCAGCATCAGGGTGGGCAGGGTGAGGGGCGACCCGGAGACAAGAGGCCGGACCGGAGACCTCCTCGTGAGCGCCGCTTTGAGAAGCCCACTGAGGACAAGCCTGAAGGAGGTGGAGAGTTCTCTGCAGACAA GCCTTCTGGAGACAGGCCCCCAAGAGGGCGTGGTGGCGGCCGGGGTGTGCGTGGTGGAAGAGGTCGGGGTATGGGCCGAGGAGACGGCTTTGACTCCCGTGGGAAACGCGACTTCGACAGACACAGCGGCAATGACAAATC CAATCAGAAAAGTGAGGAGAAGCGCAGCGGCAGCGGCTCACACAACTGGGGCAATGTGAAGGATGAAGTGAG TGAGGCTGAACAGGCTCCAGCTCCTGAGACGACCACAGAGGGAGAGGAACATGCACCTGCCGGTTCTGAGAACAA GGAGAATGAGGTGGAAGAAGTTAAAAACGAAGGCCCCAAAGAGATGACCCTGGACGAGTGGAAGGCCATGCAGGACAAGGAACGCACCAAGGTGGAGTTTAACATCCGTAAGCCCAACGAAGGAGCCGACAGCCAGTGGAAGAAAGGATACGTTCTGCACAAGTCCAAGAGTGAAGAT aggcCTGTCGGTGCTTTGATTGATGCCTCAGAGACGGAAGCAGAACCACCAACTCTGTACAAG GCCACCGCTGACGAGTCCAGTGACCACCACTTCCGCAAACCAGCCAACGACATCACATCTCAGCTGGAGATCAACTTTGGAGACCTTGGCCGCCCTGGCCGCGGGCGTGGGGGCGCTCGCGGAGGCAGGGGAGGCCGTGGCGGGGGAGGCAGCAGGACAGCACGCGGGGGAGGACGTTCCGAAAAG gCTAGTGGAGTGTCAGTCCCCAATGTGGATGATCCTGAGGCCTTCCCAGCTCTGGCCTAA
- the serbp1b gene encoding SERPINE1 mRNA-binding protein 1 isoform X2 produces the protein MPGHLQEGFGCVVTNRFDQLLDDESDPFEILKAAENKKKEGAAAGATKTAAQAAKQPKKESQKDRKNPLLDKKEESQAPVPLKKEGIRRVGRRPDQQGQPGSQHQGGQGEGRPGDKRPDRRPPRERRFEKPTEDKPEGGGEFSADKPSGDRPPRGRGGGRGVRGGRGRGMGRGDGFDSRGKRDFDRHSGNDKSNQKSEEKRSGSGSHNWGNVKDEVSEAEQAPAPETTTEGEEHAPAGSENKENEVEEVKNEGPKEMTLDEWKAMQDKERTKVEFNIRKPNEGADSQWKKGYVLHKSKSEDRPVGALIDASETEAEPPTLYKVPAVPALATADESSDHHFRKPANDITSQLEINFGDLGRPGRGRGGARGGRGGRGGGGSRTARGGGRSEKASGVSVPNVDDPEAFPALA, from the exons ATGCCCGGACACCTGCAAGAAGGCTTCGGCTGCGTCGTGACCAACCGGTTCGACCAGTTATTGGACGATGAGTCCGACCCGTTTGAGATCCTGAAAGCTgcagaaaacaagaagaaggaGGGGGCCGCCGCTGGGGCCACCAAGACCGCGGCTCAAGCTGCCAAGCAGCCGAAGAAGGAGTCACAGAAGGACAGGAAGAACCCGCTGCTCGACAAGAAGGAGGAGAGCCAGGCTCCAGTCCCCCTGAAGAAAGAAG GCATCAGGCGGGTGGGTCGGCGGCCAGACCAGCAGGGTCAGCCTGGTTCCCAGCATCAGGGTGGGCAGGGTGAGGGGCGACCCGGAGACAAGAGGCCGGACCGGAGACCTCCTCGTGAGCGCCGCTTTGAGAAGCCCACTGAGGACAAGCCTGAAGGAGGTGGAGAGTTCTCTGCAGACAA GCCTTCTGGAGACAGGCCCCCAAGAGGGCGTGGTGGCGGCCGGGGTGTGCGTGGTGGAAGAGGTCGGGGTATGGGCCGAGGAGACGGCTTTGACTCCCGTGGGAAACGCGACTTCGACAGACACAGCGGCAATGACAAATC CAATCAGAAAAGTGAGGAGAAGCGCAGCGGCAGCGGCTCACACAACTGGGGCAATGTGAAGGATGAAGTGAG TGAGGCTGAACAGGCTCCAGCTCCTGAGACGACCACAGAGGGAGAGGAACATGCACCTGCCGGTTCTGAGAACAA GGAGAATGAGGTGGAAGAAGTTAAAAACGAAGGCCCCAAAGAGATGACCCTGGACGAGTGGAAGGCCATGCAGGACAAGGAACGCACCAAGGTGGAGTTTAACATCCGTAAGCCCAACGAAGGAGCCGACAGCCAGTGGAAGAAAGGATACGTTCTGCACAAGTCCAAGAGTGAAGAT aggcCTGTCGGTGCTTTGATTGATGCCTCAGAGACGGAAGCAGAACCACCAACTCTGTACAAGGTGCCTGCAGTTCCCGCTTTG GCCACCGCTGACGAGTCCAGTGACCACCACTTCCGCAAACCAGCCAACGACATCACATCTCAGCTGGAGATCAACTTTGGAGACCTTGGCCGCCCTGGCCGCGGGCGTGGGGGCGCTCGCGGAGGCAGGGGAGGCCGTGGCGGGGGAGGCAGCAGGACAGCACGCGGGGGAGGACGTTCCGAAAAG gCTAGTGGAGTGTCAGTCCCCAATGTGGATGATCCTGAGGCCTTCCCAGCTCTGGCCTAA
- the serbp1b gene encoding SERPINE1 mRNA-binding protein 1 isoform X3: MPGHLQEGFGCVVTNRFDQLLDDESDPFEILKAAENKKKEGAAAGATKTAAQAAKQPKKESQKDRKNPLLDKKEESQAPVPLKKEGIRRVGRRPDQQGQPGSQHQGGQGEGRPGDKRPDRRPPRERRFEKPTEDKPEGGGEFSADKPSGDRPPRGRGGGRGVRGGRGRGMGRGDGFDSRGKRDFDRHSGNDKSNQKSEEKRSGSGSHNWGNVKDEVSEAEQAPAPETTTEGEEHAPAGSENKENEVEEVKNEGPKEMTLDEWKAMQDKERTKVEFNIRKPNEGADSQWKKGYVLHKSKSEDRPVGALIDASETEAEPPTLYKQATADESSDHHFRKPANDITSQLEINFGDLGRPGRGRGGARGGRGGRGGGGSRTARGGGRSEKASGVSVPNVDDPEAFPALA, translated from the exons ATGCCCGGACACCTGCAAGAAGGCTTCGGCTGCGTCGTGACCAACCGGTTCGACCAGTTATTGGACGATGAGTCCGACCCGTTTGAGATCCTGAAAGCTgcagaaaacaagaagaaggaGGGGGCCGCCGCTGGGGCCACCAAGACCGCGGCTCAAGCTGCCAAGCAGCCGAAGAAGGAGTCACAGAAGGACAGGAAGAACCCGCTGCTCGACAAGAAGGAGGAGAGCCAGGCTCCAGTCCCCCTGAAGAAAGAAG GCATCAGGCGGGTGGGTCGGCGGCCAGACCAGCAGGGTCAGCCTGGTTCCCAGCATCAGGGTGGGCAGGGTGAGGGGCGACCCGGAGACAAGAGGCCGGACCGGAGACCTCCTCGTGAGCGCCGCTTTGAGAAGCCCACTGAGGACAAGCCTGAAGGAGGTGGAGAGTTCTCTGCAGACAA GCCTTCTGGAGACAGGCCCCCAAGAGGGCGTGGTGGCGGCCGGGGTGTGCGTGGTGGAAGAGGTCGGGGTATGGGCCGAGGAGACGGCTTTGACTCCCGTGGGAAACGCGACTTCGACAGACACAGCGGCAATGACAAATC CAATCAGAAAAGTGAGGAGAAGCGCAGCGGCAGCGGCTCACACAACTGGGGCAATGTGAAGGATGAAGTGAG TGAGGCTGAACAGGCTCCAGCTCCTGAGACGACCACAGAGGGAGAGGAACATGCACCTGCCGGTTCTGAGAACAA GGAGAATGAGGTGGAAGAAGTTAAAAACGAAGGCCCCAAAGAGATGACCCTGGACGAGTGGAAGGCCATGCAGGACAAGGAACGCACCAAGGTGGAGTTTAACATCCGTAAGCCCAACGAAGGAGCCGACAGCCAGTGGAAGAAAGGATACGTTCTGCACAAGTCCAAGAGTGAAGAT aggcCTGTCGGTGCTTTGATTGATGCCTCAGAGACGGAAGCAGAACCACCAACTCTGTACAAG CAGGCCACCGCTGACGAGTCCAGTGACCACCACTTCCGCAAACCAGCCAACGACATCACATCTCAGCTGGAGATCAACTTTGGAGACCTTGGCCGCCCTGGCCGCGGGCGTGGGGGCGCTCGCGGAGGCAGGGGAGGCCGTGGCGGGGGAGGCAGCAGGACAGCACGCGGGGGAGGACGTTCCGAAAAG gCTAGTGGAGTGTCAGTCCCCAATGTGGATGATCCTGAGGCCTTCCCAGCTCTGGCCTAA
- the LOC137193864 gene encoding 3-keto-steroid reductase/17-beta-hydroxysteroid dehydrogenase 7-like, which produces MERVVLVTGANSGIGLALCDRLLTVDSQLRLCLACRNMQRAQAARSALLTSHTDAHVDIVHLDVGSVQSVLTAAQEVKARYGRIDFLYLNAGIMPNPQVDIKALFKGLFSRNVINMFATAEGLLTQQDRLNSDGLQEVFATNLFGHFLLIRELEPLLCQPSHTSRVVWTSSSNARRSAFSIEDIQHRDGTEPYSSSKYASDMLSLALNRHKNSQGLFSSVICPGLVMTNLTYGILPSFFWTLLMPIMWLIRIFTNTFTLTPYNGAEALHWLFLQKSESLDPRAKYHSLTSGLGTNYTQPRQMDIDDGMSEVLYEKLLELEKEVRRKLTE; this is translated from the exons ATGGAGAGAGTTGTCCTGGTAACTGGCGCCAACAG TGGCATCGGCCTGGCCTTGTGTGACAGGCTGCTCACTGTGGACAGCCAGCTTCGGCTTTGTCTGGCCTGCAGAAACATGCAGCGAGCTCAGGCTGCCCGCTCCGCCCTCCTGACCTCTCACACCGACGCCCATGTCGACATAGTGCACCTTGATGTGGGCTCTGTGCAGTCAGTGCTCACTGCTGCACAGGAAGTCAAGGCCAG ATACGGCAGAATTGACTTTCTATATCTAAATGCGGGAATTATGCCCAATCCACAAGTGGATATCAAAGCCTTATTCAAAGGCCTGTTTTCCAG GAATGTCATCAACATGTTTGCGACAGCAGAGGGTCTCTTAACTCAACAGGATCGCCTCAACTCAGATGGCCTGCAGGAAGTTTTTGCCACCAACCTCTTTGGTCATTTTCTCCTG ATTAGGGAGTTGGAGCCTCTGCTGTGTCAACCAAGTCACACATCAAGGGTAGTGTGGACCTCCTCGAGTAACGCCCGCCGCTCTGCCTTCAGCATCGAGGACATACAGCACAGAGATGGGACGGAGCCTTACAGCTCCTCCAAGTACGCCTCAGACATGCTCAGCCTGGCGCTCAACAGACACAAGAACAGCCAG GGGCTTTTCTCCTCTGTGATCTGCCCTGGGCTGGTGATGACCAATCTGACCTATGGTATCCTCCCCTCCTTCTTCTGGACTCTCCTCATGCCCATCATGTGGCTG ATTAGAATCTTCaccaacacattcacactcacaccgTACAATGGAGCAGAGGCACTG CACTGGCTGTTTCTTCAAAAGTCAGAGTCTTTGGATCCGAGGGCAAAGTATCACAGTTTAACATCAGGACTTGGAACTAACTACACTCAGCCTCGACAG ATGGACATTGATGATGGCATGTCAGAGGTGCTTTATGAGAAACTTCTTGAACTTGAGAAAGAGGTCAGAAGGAAACTGACTGAATGA
- the LOC137193866 gene encoding discoidin domain-containing receptor 2-like: MEVQQITHHLVFILLAATVRSQVNPEMCRYPLGMTGGQIQDEDISASSQWSESTAAKFGRLDFDNGDGDGAWCPDIMSEPDGLKEYLQVDLRSLHFITLVGTQGRHADGMGNEFAQRYRIKYSRDGNNWVGWHDRKGRQVIEGNRNAYDVVLKDLEPPIIARFVRFMPVTDHSMIVCMRVELYGCEWLDGLVSYSIPDGHQMIYRGLDVYFNDSVYDGASAESSSIQPFTRLTKGLGQLTDGTWGLDDFLHSHMYSMWPGYDYVGWSNKSIPKGYVEMTFEFDHVRNFTSMKVHCNNMFSRGVRMFRQATCYFRSGSEWEADPVSFRPTVDRVSQSARFVTVPLGDRTASAIKCRFHFSDLWMLFSEVAFQSGSAVYNTSLTPRKHGHPTNILPGDDPTHKVDDSNTRILIGCLVAIIAILSAIIVIILWRQVWQKMLEKASRRILDDELTARLAVQTQAFSFHHSSLSSESGSTTNSTYERIFPLCSDYQEPSRLIRKLPEFAQSTEHLGPSTSCRALAAGGSDSAPHYAEADIISLQESSDSSTYSITAVNMNLFAGTDSSMREFPRHKLTFKEKLGEGQFGEVHLCEAEGMQDFLDEDLSIEGNNESPLLVAVKTLREDANKNARNDFLKEIRIMSRLRDPNIVRLLAVCVDTDPLCMITEYMENGDLNQFLCNLRLKEAADEDKTGQEEKQEKSMVSYSKLIGMAVQIASGMKYLSSLNFVHRDLATRNCLVGKNYTIKIADFGMSRNLYRGDYYRIQGRAVLPIRWMSWESILLGKFTMASDVWAFGVTLWEILTLCKKQPYSQLSDEQVIENTGEFFRDQGKQVYLPKPPCCPDRVYNDLMLSCWRRNAKQRPSFQEIHSRLMESLA, encoded by the exons actTGACTTTGACAACGGAGACGGGGATGGTGCCTGGTGCCCTGACATCATGTCAGAGCCCGACGGCCTCAAAGAGTATCTCCAGGTGGATCTGCGGTCACTGCACTTCATCACGCTGGTGGGCACACAAGGTCGCCATGCCGACGGCATGGGTAACGAGTTCGCCCAGAGATACAGGATCAAGTACAGCCGTGACGGCAACAACTGGGTGGGCTGGCACGATAGGAAGGGAAGACAG GTCATCGAGGGGAACAGGAATGCGTATGATGTGGTGCTGAAGGATCTGGAGCCTCCCATCATAGCTCGTTTTGTGCGCTTTATGCCAGTGACAGACCACTCCATGATTGTGTGTATGAGAGTGGAGCTCTACGGCTGTGAATGGCTGG ATGGCCTGGTGTCTTACAGCATCCCAGACGGGCACCAAATGATCTACAGAGGCCTAGATGTCTACTTTAATGACTCTGTGTATGATGGTGCATCAGCTGAAAG ttCTTCCATCCAGCCCTTTACTAGACTCACAAAGGGGCTCGGCCAGCTGACAGATGGTACCTGGGGTCTGGATGATTTCCTTCACAgccacatgtacagtatgtggccAGGATACGACTATGTGGGCTGGAGCAACAAGAGCATCCCCAAAGGTTACGTAGAGATGACCTTTGAGTTTGACCACGTCCGAAACTTCACTTCCATGAAG GTTCACTGTAATAACATGTTTAGTCGAGGGGTGAGGATGTTCAGACAGGCCACCTGTTACTTCCGGTCAGGATCAGAATGGGAGGCAGACCCTGTGTCCTTCAGGCCTACTGTCGATCGTGTGAGCCAAAGCGCCCGTTTTGTCACCGTGCCCCTCGGGGACCGCACAGCCAGCGCCATCAAGTGCCGTTTCCACTTCAGTGACCTTTGGATGCTGTTCAGTGAGGTGGCCTTCCAGTCAG GCTCAGCAGTGTACAATACATCTCTGACTCCTCGCAAACATGGACACCCAACAAACATACTACCAG GGGATGATCCTACTCATAAAGTGGATGACAGCAATACCAGGATCTTGATTGGCTGCTTGGTGGCTATTATTGCCATCCTCTCAGCTATCATAGTCATCATCCTGTGGCGGCAAGTCTGGCAGAAGATGCTTGAGAAG GCATCCCGTCGCATCCTGGATGATGAACTCACAGCTCGTCTTGCAGTCCAGACTCAGGCCTTCTCCTTCCACCACTCTTCTCTGTCCAGCGAAAGTGGCTCCACCACCAACTCCACCTACGAGAGAATCTTCCCCCTCTGCTCCGACTACCAGGAGCCCTCACGCCTTATCAGGAAACTGCCCGAGTTTGCTCAATCCACAGAACACCTGG GACCAAGCACCTCCTGTAGAGCCCTTGCAGCCGGTGGCTCAGACAGTGCCCCCCACTATGCAGAGGCAGACATCATCAGCCTGCAGGAGTCCTCGGACAGCAGCACCTACTCCATCACGGCTGTCAACATGAATCTCTTCGCTGGCACCGATTCATCCATGAGAGAGTTCCCCAGACACAAGCTCACCTTCAAGGAGAAACTGGGAGAGGGCCAGTTTGGAGAA GTGCACTTGTGTGAGGCAGAGGGCATGCAGGACTTTTTGGATGAGGATTTGTCTATAGAGGGAAATAATGAGTCACCTCTGCTGGTTGCTGTTAAAACACTGCGAGAAGACGCCAACAAGAACGCAAG GAACGACTTCCTGAAGGAGATTCGAATCATGTCTCGTCTGAGGGACCCCAACATTGTCCGCTTGCTGGCAGTGTGTGTGGACACAGACCCTCTGTGTATGATCACTGAATACATGGAAAACGGAGACCTCAACCAGTTCCTCTGTAATCTCAGGCTAAAAGAGGCTGCTGATGAAGACAAGACGGGAcaagaggagaaacaggagaagAGTATGGTCAG CTACAGTAAATTGATAGGCATGGCCGTGCAGATTGCATCTGGTATGAAGTACTTGTCCTCTCTCAACTTTGTCCACCGTGATCTGGCCACCCGCAACTGCTTGGTGGGTAAGAACTACACCATAAAGATTGCAGATTTTGGCATGAGTCGCAACCTGTACCGCGGGGACTACTACCGGATCCAGGGCCGAGCCGTCCTGCCCATTCGCTGGATGTCGTGGGAGAGCATCCTACTG GGTAAGTTCACCATGGCCAGTGACGTGTGGGCATTTGGGGTGACTCTGTGGGAGATTCTGACTCTGTGCAAGAAGCAGCCCTACTCCCAGCTCTCTGACGAGCAGGTCATTGAAAACACAGGCGAGTTCTTCAGGGACCAGGGCAAGCAG GTCTACCTGCCAAAGCCTCCCTGTTGTCCTGATAGAGTGTACAATGATCTGATGctgagctgctggaggagaaacGCCAAGCAGAGGCCAAGCTTTCAGGAAATACACAGTCGGCTGATGGAGAGCCTGGCGTAG